The genomic window ggcaagAATGGGGAGTTGGGGTTAAGAGTGGGGTAGTTTGGGGCGAGAATGGAGGATTTGGGGCAATTACGAGGAGTTTTGGGGAAgaatggggggtttggggcaggaCCGAGGAGTTTGGGGTGAGAAACGGGGGATTTGGGCAAGAACGAGAGAGCTGATGGAAAAATTGGGGATTTGAGGCAGGAACGCGAGGTTTGGGGCGAGAATGGGGGATTTGAGGAGGGAGTGGGGCATTTGGGGCGAGAATGGGGGATTTAGGGCATTTGGGTCCAGAATGGGGGTTTTTGGGGCCGGAACGGGAGACTTTGGGGCAGGAATGcggaaaatagggaaaaaatgatttgaCGCCAGattggggagatttggggcaagaaagggggtttggggtccaaagaggggatttggggcaaaacagcgggatttggggcaggggtggggggtgggggaagttgttttggggaaagggtgaatttggggcagaaaaggggggatttggggtcggaaGGAGGAATTGGGGCAGCACGGGGAagttttggggcagaaaagGGGGAATTGGGTGgaaaaaggggatttgggggtgaaaaatgagggatttgggggtcagGAAAAGGAGATTTTGGGGTGAGAAAGGGAATTCGGTGAGAAAGGGGTTTGGGGTGAGGaacggggggatttgggggcagaaaaggggatttggggcgaGGAAGGAGaaatctgggggaaaaaagggatttggggcgggaagtggggatttggggtgtgaAAAGTGGAAATTTGGGCAGAAaatggggaatttggggtgcAAAAGGGAGTTTGGGGCAGAAAATGGGGAATTTGGGGCAGAAAATGGGGAATTTGGGGCAGAAAATGGGGAATTTGGGGCAGAAAATGGGGAATTTGGGTGCAAAAGGGAGTTTGGGGCAGAAAACGGGGAATTTGGGGCAGAAAATGGGGAATTTGGGGCAGAAaatggggaatttggggtgcAAAAGGGGGAAATTTGGGTGTAAAAGGGGGAAATTTGGGTGTAAAAGGGGGAAATTGGGGTGCAAAAGAGGGAATTTGGGGCATAAATGGGGAAATTTGGGGCAGAAAAGGGGGAATTTGGGTGTGAAAGGAGAAATTTGGAGTGCGAAAGGGGGAATTTGGGGCGAAAAGCGGCACATTTGGGGCGGGAAAGGGGGAGtccggggtggggagggggaattcGTGGTGtaaaggggggatttggggcgtATAAAGGGAAAAAcggggagaaaaaggaggaatttGGGGCGTGAAATGTGGAATTTGGGGCATAAAAGGCGGAATTGGGGGCAGAAAAGGGActttggggtggggtggggggattcTGGGGCACAAAAGCGGGGATTTGGCTGCAGCcaagggggtcgggggggcagaacgggggatttggggccgggggaggggtCCCGGTGGGGTGGGGGCGctgcaccccccacccccccttttaccccccccccccccccccttttaccccccccccccccccccccccccaggcgtccccatggaggaggaggagaagccccCGGGGCGCGAGGAGCCGGCGGGGCCCGGGGACGAGGGGGGCCCCGGCGAGGCCCCCCGGACCCCGAGggccccctgtgccccctgcTGGTAggagctggggggtgggggcggggggggggcatttttggggggtCTCCCCCTCtttaatgccccccccccccaaatacccccccagGAGGCCCTGCAGCGCCTGGGCAGCGGCGCCCTGACGGCCTGGGCCGGCCCCGCAGGTAACGGGGGGGGCCCAAAATCACCCcgacactggggggggggggcaaaatgggaCCCCgatattggggggggtccccaaaatggcaccccaaaatgggggggtgCCCCCCAAAtggcaccccaaaatggggggggtccccaaggtgtcaccccaaaatgggggtccctgtgccccccaaaTGGCACCCCAATattggggggtccccaaaatgtcaccccaaaatgggggtcCCTGTGTGGCACCCCAAGGTCCCcgtcaccccaaaatgggggggggtccctgcgccccccccccaaatggcaCCCCAGtagtggggggggtccccaaaatggcACCCCGCtggcaccccaaaatggggggtccccaagggtccccaaaatgggggggtccctgcgCCCCCCAATGGCACCCCAATagtgggggtccccaaaatgtcaccccaaaatggggggggtccctgcgcCCCCCAAATGGCACCCCAGtaagggggggtccccaaggtgtcACCCCAAAACGGGGggtccctgcgccccccccccaaatggcaCCCCAATattggggggtccccaaaacgtCACCCCAGTGGGGgggtcccacagccccccaaaTGTCGCCCCAACCTCAggggggtccccgtgtcccctggcGTCGCCTCAACgtggggggcccccccccccccccccccatccccgggaccccccagcccccccaacccccctgacacccccccccccccagacgcgCTGAGGAAGAGGACGGCGCGGCAGCGATGGTGCTGGGGACCCCGCGCTGAGGGCGGCCCGGTGAGTGGGGGCGGCCCAGTACGgtcccagtatatcccagtacATCCTAGTACGGCCTAGTGCAACCCTAGCACATCCCAGTACGGtcccagtgcaatcccagtacatcccagtacggtcccagtgcaatcccagtacatcccagtacggtcccagtgcaatcccagtacatcccagtgcaatcccagtaCGTCCCAGTGCAATCCCAGCGCACCCCAGGATGTCCCGGTGCGTCGCGGCCCAACCAGATACGTCCCAGTATGCCCCAGTGCAGTCCCAGCATGTCCCAGTGCAGTCCCAGTATGTCCCAGTGCAGTCCCAGTATGtcccagtgcaatcccagtgcaTCCCAACCCGTCCCAGTTCATCCCAGTATGTCTTAACACGCTTAATCGCGTTCCTGGATGTCCCAGTACATCCCATTGCACTCCAGTCTGTCCCAGTGACTTTTGGTATGCCGCACTGCGTCCCAGTACACCCCAGTACATCCCaatacagtgcatcccagtCTGCCCCAGTCCAGCCCAGTGCATACCAGTATATCTCAGTATGTCCCAGTACATTGCTGGACCatcccagtatatcccagtacATCCCAATATGGTGCATTCTGGGGTATCCAAGCACATCCCAGTCTGgcccagtccatcccagtgcATCCCAGTCTTgcccagtgcatccccagtctgGCCCAGTGTTTCCCAGTCTGGCCCAGTGCAGTCCCAGTGTATCCCCAGAACATCCCAGAACatcccagtgcttcccagtctggcccagtgcatccccagtccaGCCCGGAGCATCCCAGTGCACCCCCAACCTGTCCCAGCCTATCCCAGTgcatcccagttccctcccagtgcctccccagtcCAGCCCAGTACGTTCCCAGTCTgtcccagtccatcccagtgcatccccaatgcatCCCCAATCGATCCCAGTCCAGCTCAGTGCGTgcccagtctctcccagtgccccccagttccctcccagtctctcccagtgccccccagttccctcccagctcctcccagtacccccagttccccccagtccctcccagtcccccccagcagcatccccctcCCCCCGGAGCACCCCATCCCCCCCGCCGTGCTgtgggggtgctgtgggggtcgccccctcgtgccccccccccagtctgtgcccccccccaatttttgtgcccccccccaggtccccgaggggctgccgggggccctggagctgctgcagcagagctgcggCGCCGCGCTGCGCGCGCACCTGGGGGGCGCCGGGTGagcgggggggcgcggggggggcgcggggggtgtggggtggtgggagggggcatggggggggtcatggggggtgtgggggggccactgggggtgtgggggggatgtggggggcacggggggggcacaggggggcgtgggggggcgtgggggggccatgggggatgtggggggggcgggggggggtcatggggtggtggtagggggcgtgggggggctgtggggtggtgggggggggcgtgggggggggagggggcatgggggggtcgtggggtgggggggggggtcatggggtggtggtggtgggggggggtgtatggggggtggggggggcgtgggggggcacaggggggtcatggggggtggggggccgtggggggggggggggcgtgggggggtcatggggggtggggggggtcgggggggttgtggcatggggggggcatggggggtcgtgggggcgggggggggcacatggggcgtgggggggcacagggggggtgtgggggggccatggggggcgtgggggggggcatggggtggtggggggggcatgcgtgcggggggggggtccccagccccctgcaccccctgacccccgccccccccccgcagcgaggaggaggagctggagctggtggcCGAGGTGCGCCTGGGGGACGGCGACGGCGCCGCCTCGGGGCTGCTGCGGCGCCAGCGCCCCTGGAGGGACCCCAAAGGaggtgggggcgcgggggggctggggggagatggggtctttggggggggaatggggtgggggggaatggggggtctgggggggataactggggaggtgggggggcagtggggggggcagtggggtaTGGGGAGaatgggggggctttggggggggatgggggtcctggggcctTGGGGGTAATTCAGGGGGGGCTTAGGGGGTGccggggggatgtggggccaGATCctttgcggggggggggggttgggtggtgcatttgggggggggggtcacactGCGCTGCCCCCCGtaacccccatttcccccccaggCCGCCTGCCCGGCTCTTCGGCGCGGCGCTGGCGAgcgcccggagccccccggccccccccggcccgacGCCCCCGGGGAcgccccggggaccccccggccccgccgctgccccacCGGacccgccgcgccccccgcgcccccccgccgggccggccccggcggccccgAGGCCCCCGggtggcggcggccgggggggccggggggcagcaacgcccccagggccccccggccccccgggagGAGGCGGCGCCGCCGCGGGGGCCCCCCCGAGAAAGCCgactgctcttcctcctcctcctcctcctcctcctcttcgtcctcctcctcctcctcctcctcttcctcccgctcctcctcgcagcccgccgccgcgccccccgccgccgccgccgccccccgctcGCCCCCCCTGGATATTTATGACCCCTTCCACCCCACCGACGAGgacgcggcggcggcggcggcggcggccgggggcggcgagTTCGCCTACCCCCCCGCCGGCGGCGGGCGCCCCCCGGGCAGGAGGCGGAGGGGGCAGGACCAGAAGTACGACCCCTTCGAGCCCACCGGCtccaacccccagctcctcccgcagcagccccagccccgaggaggaggaagaggaggaggaggaggaggaggaggaggaagaggaggaggaggaggaggacgaggaggaagaggaggaggaggaggacgaggaggaggaggacgaggagccccccgcccgccccgacGTCTCGCACAGCATCAGCCGCATCTCCGAGACCTTGGCCGGCATCTACGACGACAACAGCCTGAGCCAGGACTGCGAGCGCGAGCcggcgccgggcggggggctccccgccgcccccccgaccccccgaccccccccgggaGCCGCCGACTCCACGCTGCCCGAGGAGGACGAGGACGATGAGGAGGAGGGACGACGACGAAGGCCCCGAggccccccgcgccgccgcgTCTTCGTGGTGGCCTCGGCCGCGCGCCCCGAGCCCGAGGGGCGCCCCAAGCTGGAGGTGGTGGCCGCCGgcaaccccaaaccccccccagcaccgcgccgccgccgggggggcccGGCTCCTCCGgcgccccccaggcccccaagGGCGGCCGgcaccgggccggggggcgctcGGCGCGAGTGGGGCCGCGGCGACGGCGACTCGGAGATCGAGGAGGGCGAGATCGTCAACCCCGAGGACGAGCGCTACAGCCCCCTGCGGCTCTTCCGCGGCACCGCCGCCGGCGCCGGCGGCGCCACGGGCGGGggcgccccgccgagccccccccgcgcccccgcctGCCCGAGGGCGACGATTTCCTCTCCCTGCACGCCGACTCCGACGACGAGGGCGACTTCGGCGCCGACAGCCAGCCCGAGCCGCGCTGGAAGAGCGGCGCCGACCTGCGCCGCAAGATCCTGGCCCAGCGCCGCCCGCGCTCCCCGGCCAGCGCCGGCTCGCGGAAGAAGGCCAAGAGGTCGCGGGAGCGCTCCTGGGGGGCGGCgccaagccccccccccgaaccccccggCGCCGGCCAAGAGCAAGgagcggcggcgccggggggtCCCGCCGCGGTCGCGCCGCCGGTCCTGGTCGCGGGGCCGGCGGTCGCGGTCGCGGGGGagaagcggcggcggcggcggtcgGGCAGCGGCGAGCGGCCCCCCGGCGCCCGCGGCACAAGGACAAGCACCGGGGCGCCGAGGGGgggcaagaagaagaagaagcagcgctcgcgctcccgctcccgccgccccgccgcctccccgccgcccgcaccCCTCGCACCCCCCGGCctcgtcgtcgtcgtcgtcgcGGCACGAGGGCAAGGCGGAGAAGGGCCCccggcgcggggggcgcggTGGTGCCCCCTCCATCCAGGAGCTGAACGACGCCGACCTCTTCGCCATCAAGCGCACCATCACCGTGGGGCGGCGCGAGGGCTCGCCCGAGGCCGGGCGGCCgcggcagcccccccagcagcgcGAGGTGCTCTACGACTCCGAGGGGCTCAGCTTCGAGGGGGTCGGACCGCGAGGCCGCCCCCGGCAgccgccccccgcggcccccagcccggccggcggcggcggcgacgcCAAGGCGGCCAAGGAGAAGGATCGGAAGCGCGGGCACGGCGAGgagcgggccggggggcgcgaGAGGCACAAGAAGCGGCCGCGGGAGGCCCCCGGCGAGGCCGCCAGGAAGGagaaggcggcggcggccccgagcccggccccggccccggccccgcgccgcgccaAGGGCGGCCCCAAGGAGCCCGGCGAGCCCAAGGGCGCCCCGGCGCGCAGGGTGAAGCTGCAGTCCAAGGTGGCCGTGCTGATCCGCGAGGGCGTCAGCTCCACCACCGCCaaggacggcggcggcggcggcggctccatCGGCGTCAAGTTCAGCCGCGACGCCGAGAGCCGCGCGCCCTTCCTCAAGCCGGACGagaaggcggcggcgggcggcgagggCAAGGCCGGGGGGGCAGAGCcgagccccctccctccccaaggAGCCGGGGGGCAAGAGCAAGAAGCCCAAGGGCACCAAGAGCAAGGGCGGGCTGAAGAAGACCAAGGGCGCCGGCGGCAAGGCCAAGGCGGGCGGCGAggcgaggaagaggaagaaggcgAAGGCCAAGGGCGCGCTCAAGAAGTCCAAGGCCGACAGCTGCAGCCAAGGCACCGGCGGCGCCCCCCCGCGCCTCCCCGCGCCCCTCGAGCCGGCCTGGTCGGGCTCCGAGAAGTCGGGGGGCAGCCCCAAGCCCCAGAGCCCACTGCCGgccgccccccagctccccaagggcgggggggcgggggccgccCCGGCCGCGACCACGACGACGacgacggcggcggcggcggcgccacCGGTCCCCGCGGCCGCGCCGGCGGAGCGGGAGCTGACGCCGGACTCGCAGACGGTGGACAGCAGCTGCAAGACGCCCGACGTCTCCTTCCTGCCCGAGGAGGGCACCGGCAGCGCCGGCAGCGCCGCGGGACCCCCGGCCATGGGGGCGgccccccgcggcggcggcgaccGACCCCCCCCGCCGAGCCCGAGGCCGACAGCCGCTCGGAGCCCAAGGAGGAGCCGGGGCGGCCGctggggccggcggcggcgccggtGGCCTGGAACCTGCAGGGCGGCGTGGACTGCGCCACCAGCGGCGTGCTGGCACGTAGGTGGCCCCCCCGGCGTG from Anser cygnoides isolate HZ-2024a breed goose chromosome W, Taihu_goose_T2T_genome, whole genome shotgun sequence includes these protein-coding regions:
- the LOC136788583 gene encoding LOW QUALITY PROTEIN: splicing factor, arginine/serine-rich 19-like (The sequence of the model RefSeq protein was modified relative to this genomic sequence to represent the inferred CDS: inserted 1 base in 1 codon; deleted 1 base in 1 codon), whose product is MAAGGCGGTSCADRIQDGRLDREGGTSGSGAVPKWTRGGQGGGISCSEGSKMAAEGGTSSSGVKRGRDFLFCCEKWAGLPLLEALQRLGSGALTAWAGPAGRGRRGSDGAGDPALRAARSPRGCRGPWSCCSRAAAPRCARTWGAPARRRSWSWWPRCAWGTATAPPRGCCGASAPGGTPKEAACPALRRGAGERPEPPGPPRPDAPGDAPGTPRPRRCPTGPAAPPAPPRRAGPGGPEAPGWRRPGGPGGSNAPRAPRPPGRRRRRRGGPPEKADCSSSSSSSSSSSSSSSSSSSSSRSSSQPAAAPPAAAAAPRSPPLDIYDPFHPTDEDAAAAAAAAGGGEFAYPPAGGGRPPGRRRRGQDQKYDPFEPTGSNPSSSRSSPSPEEEEEEEEEEEEEEEEEEEEDEEEEEEEEDEEEEDEEPPARPDVSHSISRISETLAGIYDDNSLSQDCEREPAPGGGLPAAPPTPRPPPGAADSTLPEEDEDDEEEGRRRRPRGPPRRRVFVVASAARPEPEGRPKLEVVAAGNPKPPPAPRRRRGGPAPPAPPRPPRAAGTGPGGARREWGRGDGDSEIEEGEIVNPEDERYSPLRLFRGTAAGAGGATGGGAPPSPPRAPACPRATISSPCTPTPTTRATSAPTASPSRAGRAAPTCAARSWPSAARAPRPAPARGRRPRGRGSAPGGRRQAPPPNPPAPAKSKERRRRGVPPRSRRRSWSRGRRSRSRGRSGGGGGRAAASGPPAPAAQGQAPGRRGGARRRRSSARAPAPAAPPPPRRPHPSHPPASSSSSSRHEGKAEKGPRRGGRGGAPSIQELNDADLFAIKRTITVGRREGSPEAGRPRQPPQQREVLYDSEGLSFEGVGPRGRPRQPPPAAPSPAGGGGDAKAAKEKDRKRGHGEERAGGRERHKKRPREAPGEAARKEKAAAAPSPAPAPAPRRAKGGPKEPGEPKGAPARRVKLQSKVAVLIREGVSSTTAKDGGGGGGSIGVKFSRDAESRAPFLKPDEKAAAGGEGKAGGAEPSPLPPQGAGGQEQEAQGHQEQGRAEEDQGRRRQGQGGRRGEEEEEGEGQGRAQEVQGRQLQPRHRRRPPAPPRAPRAGLVGLREVGGQPQAPEPTAGRPPAPQGRGGGGRPGRDHDDDDGGGGGATGPRGRAGGAGADAGLADGGQQLQDARRLLPARGGHRQRRQRRGTPGHGGGPPRRRRPTPPAEPEADSRSEPKEEPGRPLGPAAAPVAWNLQGGVDCATSGVLALTALLFKMEEANLASRAKAQELIQATNQILSHTKPAPSLGTPSPPPPPPTPGLPRAPXFLLHGALPLVGCPSAPPTPRGCPGRGGPAGGGGALYGTSSSTEGGKRDGSVTSEGRGDTDKYLQKLHTQERAVEEVKLAIKPFYQRKEISKDEYKDILRKAVHKICHSRSGEINPVKVSRLVAAYVQRYKYFRRRRRRPDEPGGPPPTWGALDKGGPPAHAPL